The Pseudanabaena sp. ABRG5-3 genome includes the window TAGAGGTAAGATGTGAGCCTTCGAGGGTTTGTAAGCTAACGGTTTTCGGAAATTTTTGCTTGAGGATTTGGGCTAGGGTCGAAATTTCATCGATATCATCGTCGATAAATTTGACTAATAAGTTATGGGTGGTTTGGTAATTGGCGCTAACTAACTGCTCAGTTTCCTTGGGGGTGGGGGTGAACTCCATTGATGACATTTCAGGGATAGTGTTGGAGAGTTCTTTAAAAAAAGGAATCGAGCGATCGGCGCTGTAGTTGTTATAGGCGATGTAAATATTGCCTGCACGGGTGGGTTTATAAAGACTATTAATTAATAGATGAATTTTGCAGCCCATACTATGCCCCATGCCAAATACGGGGAAATAATCAAGAAATAGTTTGCTGCGTGCCTTGCGAAAAGAGGTATGTACGTCACGGGCAATTTGGCGATGGTCAAAGGTGTTGTTTAGGAATGGGGTTGCCACGATCGCATAGTTATTCTGAGCAAGTTGCTCTAGCACACGACTATAGGTAACATGGGGCGCAGCCGCAAAAAATGCGCCACCGAGAAAGTGAATTACACCTTTGGGTTTAGCTGGAGTCAAAACCCAATTTTCTTCAACCTGCTTCCATTGCATTGGTTTAGCTACTATTTGTGTTTTACACTTCTTTACATCTCTCCTATCTTAATCAATTCACCCATGGAATCAAATATTTTCACATCGCTGATCTTACCGATCGCTCTAGGGACAATGATGTTAGGGATGGGTTTATCCCTTGTGCCAGAGGACTTTCAGCGAGTGGGAAAATATCCGAAAGCGGTGGCGATTGGTTTAATTAGTCAGTTGGTTTTATTGCCGCTTATTGGCTTGGCGATCGCCAAGCTTGTGCCGATGCAACCTGCGATCGCGACGGGTTTGATGATTTTGGCGTTATGTCCGGGGGGAGTTTCCTCAAATTTAGTCACAT containing:
- a CDS encoding DUF1350 family protein yields the protein MQWKQVEENWVLTPAKPKGVIHFLGGAFFAAAPHVTYSRVLEQLAQNNYAIVATPFLNNTFDHRQIARDVHTSFRKARSKLFLDYFPVFGMGHSMGCKIHLLINSLYKPTRAGNIYIAYNNYSADRSIPFFKELSNTIPEMSSMEFTPTPKETEQLVSANYQTTHNLLVKFIDDDIDEISTLAQILKQKFPKTVSLQTLEGSHLTSMGIDVKWKAGANFSAIDAIAQWVKQEMHKNNQTLEQVLLSWLNQQIR